The following DNA comes from Castanea sativa cultivar Marrone di Chiusa Pesio chromosome 10, ASM4071231v1.
GTGGATATAAAAACTGGTAAAATCCTTTGAGCCACAGCTTAAATTGAGATccaaaaatctaaaacaattaAATTCTAAGGATAAAAAAAGAATCTAACCCTATTAAAGTCTAATTCTCAAACAAAAGAGCACCCAAACTCGCCATTAGAATCCTGCATTTATAATTGAAAAGTTTAGACAATGAAATCGAGAATTACTCTGCTGcatatattaaataattgaGCTTTTTCTGCTAAAATAAAACAGAGAGATTgcaaaatgaataaacaaaattcaaaaaccacaaaatttagaccccaaaaaCTAACCCAACTGGAGCTAACAGACACAGGCGCTAAAACTCGTTAAAACCACTTAACCAACATTCCAAAACCAGAACCCCACCAAAATAAACCACCAAAAACAGAAGCATTAACCATTGTAATTGTGTCATTCAAAActgaaaaaagcaaaaacaaacaaaatctaaaaacccaaaaaaaaaaaaatgtacgaGGCTATTTACCTTGAGTCAAAGCGAAGAACCCAAGGGAATTAATGGGTTTGGTGACAACGTTTGTTCCCAGATAAAGAGTTTGTATGTCATGTCTCTCTGCGAGCACAAAGACATACAactcttatttaaattataataatacattatttatattaaaataaagcaGTTTATTTAAGGTTTGAAGTTCGTTAACAATGTCAAAAAAACTTGGATGAAGAACTTGTCAGCTTGTCTAGATATGGCAACGGCTAACTACAACTACATGTTACAGATATGTATGACTCTTTATTCTGTTTCCACCGTGTGATCACTCCATAGATTGGTCACCATATCAAACGGTTTAACTTTTTTAGGGCCCATTTTAAGAGTAAATGTTACGTTCACAATagtttcacaacaaattataagtgacaAGCTGTTACTAGTTATTACcagcagagaaaaaaaaaaaaaaaaaaaaaagtaatttcaataatgggttaaataaaatcaaaaacaaattttataagatttgttgtaaaaatattaacgAAGTAATACTTTTCATTTTAAGTTTAGGTTGAAACTTAACACAAGTTTTgtaataaaaagtttataaactTGCAtagtacttaattttttttttttatcagaatATGCAGAACTTACATAGTAATTAGTATTACTAGTTAATGAATgtgatttaattattttctcacTTAGgcttatataattttgttgttatttcgGTAATTATAATGCGGTGAGGAATTCGAACCTTATATAAATTTCTCTGTTGGAAACATATGaatgttaattaaattataaaattcattGGTCAAGTTTAAACAATTTAgtcttctcaacaaaaaaaaaaagtttaaacaatTCAATACTaggatataaataaattttaatactcGATGTTCTgatttattttcacttttttttttaagcaaacatttataattgaaaaaattaatttcttactTTTTCCTGTTTTGGTTTATCCTTCTTACATTTAATATTCTCTTACAAAGCCAAGTCCCAACTCCCATGAGAGAGGAAAGAATTACCAATTGAAATACAATTCATTATTTCCTTCCATCTGTTTTAAATACTTTCTCCATGATCATGAATGTATTATGTTTATGTAGCCCCTTGAATCAAAAACTCACTTCCGAGAATACCATAAGCACTAAAATCATGCTAAACATCCTATCTATGGTAACCAATGATAACCCGAAAATGTCGTGACTCAtgaactcaatttttttatttttttataaatgaattttCTATACCATGTGCTTAGTTGCTTGCATTATTGATAACCAACGTGTGGTGTAAATAGGAATCTCTTCCATTACTTTACATCCTGAACAAATCTCTGTTTTTGAAACTACATTTATACAACTCTTTGTTGACTAAGAACTTTAGAAATATctaacatttttatatattgtattgTAAATCTAGAGGTAATTAATCGCCGACAGCACAGTTAGGAATATTCTAAAGTCAGGAGTGCAGTGCTTTAGAATTAGAAGAATGGGAGAATATTCATGGTACCTTCTTGGTTatcttttaaatgaaaaaagatgcgttaatttgaaaatgaaagtaAGTAGTTCTATCAcacacaattaattttattaatgggACAACTTTGGTATCTAATGTAGGCTCTTTGCCTCCAAAAAAAATGTGCGCATGGACCATATCACTTAGGTCCACTGTCACAGCAGCTCCACACAGTGACAAGTTCAATTAGCATCATATTTAAGgctaaaatataaagaaattgcATGATAAAAGGTGTCTTCTAGTGCTGCTCAAGCGATCGAAGGTAGAGAGTAGAGACTAGAGACACAAGTGAGGACTGAGGACAAAGCATTTTTGTCGGATaactttctttaatttttgctgAATTACTATCGttgatactttttttcttttttttttaatgaaaaaaccAAAATGGAATAGTTACACATGGCCAGTGGCCGCATGCTTGAACTTGGACATGCATATATTGGAGAACATATAAAAAGTGAATCCGAGCAAAAATGAAACCCACAAGAGGAGCAaggttttttctttaattaatattttatccaACATCCATGAACGGGAATAGAAGATGAAACATACGACATGATGTAATACTATAATTCTTAATTTAAATCAATTGCTCCCAAAACaactttcaattttcatttatttatcatGAAAACATCTCAAGCGAATAGCAAATTTCcaaacttgaaaaaaatgaatgcaTCAGTAGCAGCACTCTCAATTTGCTCCATATTAAGATTGCCAGCACCCCAGTTCCCCCTGATGACACTCAAGGGCTTGGCTTCGACTTCAAGGTTTCCACAATACACAGCCAAATCAAGAATTGGTTTTAAGTCCACCACATTTCTGCACTCAAGCCCATAGTCCCTTCGGAGAAAACTTAGCAACTTATGTATCCCAACAcccacaaaacaaaagagaggaGCAGAAAGAAAGTTGATTAAAGATAAAGGAACCACTTCCATGTGAATGAGttgtattataaataatttataatgcAACAAGAGCCCGAGCAAAGTTGCAGTGTTGCAGCCTTGCACTTGGTGGAGTCATTCAAATCATTCAACTCGATGTCCAATCCAATGATCGGGGGCCAACGGTTGCTATAGTTGCAGGAGAGTATGAGTTCAGTGATGAACCCGTCTACACTAGAAGCTCTATTTGTAACAgttgttttcactttttcacCGTCAACATTCACCATGAACGTTGCCATTTTTTCCTGTAGTAGAAATTCTCACTTCGTCAAaggtatatatattaatatatagctGTTAAAGTATGTACTCCATTAGCATTAGATTCAAAGTACCTCCATTCAACTGCTAGTTCCAAAGGGCGAGGGGGCTTAATTCATCTTGGAAATGAGagtttttttaaatgaaaaacattAAAGATGGGTTTACTCGATGAAATGTATTTGGTTCAAGTTTATGTGGaatgtaaatattgtgatctTATCGGAAAATTTTTAACAATGGCCATGACCCAGCATGACATCCCCAGATTGGTGATTGCGAAAATGTTAAGCTATTACAAAGAGTCTtaacaaatttaacaataaaacaaaactatatatatatatatatatatatataaaccgcGTAAGAAACTTTCAGCAATTAGTTCTAGGTAGATAAAAAGATGCTTGTAAATGGTCCTTTCCGATAAGCCTCTTTCTTTGGAGTTGGATAAGAAGAAGCTAACTACTCCCAAGACCAAGACCAAGTGATTTGTGAATTGGTAAGCAAGGAAGTTTTCCTCGATGATAAATACGATGAAGCTTAAAagaccaaaattaattttgaagaacGGAAGCACTCTCTTGGTATTAGTCAAACGGTTATGACAGAAAATTAGTACTTGACGATACATACCAATGCCAATACCCAGCCTAATCATCCATCAAGTGTCTGTGCCATACCATCTAAAACCGAATTTTTACACCCCCCAGGCCATATCACTTTTATGACCCTCCAAAGAGCCCACCTAGCCCAGCTGGGCATGGTTTTACTCTGGGTAATCTATTAATTACTGTTTAAAAGCCAATGCATCGCCTGTTAAAACACAAAACCTAGCCCAACACCACTGCCAATCAGTCATCACTACTCGAACTCCAGGTCTGAAGATGAATCCAAGCATTTTAACAGGGTTAAGAAGTAGAGGGTCAAAGCCAGCATACCCATTCATCATAATAATCTATTATACACTAGTTCTCAGTAATCAATCAGTGCGAAATTTGGATTGGGCATAGTAATTTACTTAAGCAATTGTTTGTAACCATATTTTAACAATGAGAGACAGGCTGAACTGCTGATATAACAGCTTTTGCAGTTGCAGTCAACTTTGCATTACTTGTAACGCCATTTCTATCAACAATGTTAAATTCCATTTATGCCAGGCAACAATAGGCAGACTGATTGCCATGTATTCAACATTTCCATTCAGATCCACACGATTTGGTATCAACAATGTACCTTCGATGCCAAATGCAGTAGCAATCTTTTCTGTTACGCCATACATCACAAACCAATGAGACCGGGCGGATCCTACAATATCCCGTCTCATGCCTCAAATTTTGGTCAAATGGACATCAACGCAGAGATTGGAAGTGTCACAAAAGTATAATAATGCAACCTACTATCTCAAACTTATGGAATTTAATTCCccaacaaaaagaacaaaaaacaaaaatgaaatagttCCAAGGATGCTAGTGAGGTAGAAAAGCATCACACAGCACCATTGCACATTTTATAAATCTAATAGAACAATAATCATTTTACAACAAAAGTTTGGATACCACCTTTACGACACAGCCAATTCCACTGCTGGGAAGTAGCATTCAGAACCATTAAACACCGCCAACTTTGGTTAAAACTACTTCTGACAATGTCTAGAACAACCATACCCCAATGGAAACAATAACACGTTTACCAATGAGATCCCTGTAGGTGTATACCAGACACCCACATGAGATGAAACCAAgtaatttgaaataaaattagaaacaaaCTACCCATGGTGCCTCACATACTATGAAGACTGCACTTAGAATGTTGTGCAACCCATGGTAGAAAATTTAAAGcaaacaataatataaaatgaacTTCAGTCTAGCAAAGTACTATTCATTACTGAAGGCAAAATTTCAACCAATAAGTCATTAACTACTAAATAACCAGCCTTAACCAATAAGCCAAAACCACATCCCACTTCTTTACAACAAAGTTCTGAAAAGAACTGAATCACCAAATTGAAAAGATATAGGCATTGCCAACACAAGCGTGTACGATTCATCACTTCTCAAGTTTAAAACCGTTACAACCATACTTACCTAGATATTGGCCTCCTCTGCATTACGCCTACCCGACCAAGATCTGGACCCtgaaaatttttggaatgaaatttAAGCTAATGCTTGAATAGCAATAAAAAATCTGCAATACCCGCTAAACAACTCCAACATCTGCCACTACCCAACCAAAAACCTACTACATTTTAAAAACCACACCTTTCTGTGTGTTGTGCACTAATATTTGCACAGTTTCTAGAATTTCCAAAagcattttaatgtttttacaTCTGCAGCCACAAAACCAATCTAAAGATGTGTGGACCTTACCATGAATTGCACGAGAAGATTATGTATGTTCTATTAGgtaggaaaaacaaaataaaccaaaaattaaatcttttagCTTCACTGGAGAGCAAGACAACTCACCACCCTTTATTCCAGTATAATGATTTAGTATCGATTGTAGACTTTCCCATAATCTTCACGCCTCTGACGCTGAAAGTCACTGAAATTTTCATTAGGCCTTGAAGAATAATTTTCCATTGGGTTTGGGTATCGGCTTCTTGAATCCATGGCTAAATTGGCCCCAGCATAATGAGGGTTGGCTGAGGTACCATCATAGTCAGAATAACCATGCTGTTTATATCCACCAAAACCAGAAGTGGGCATTGGTTGACGTGGCTGTTGTTGACGTCTCTGGGCATCAAGTTGGAGAAACTCCTCCCACTGTTTTGCATGTGTCCCCCTCAGACTAGCCAGTTGCTTCATGTAGTTCTCTCTCATCTCCCTAATAGCCTTTTACCCGTAGAACCAATAGTTAGAAATCACAAGTTCGAAATCCACATACTATGCTGGGTGTGTTCAAAACATTTATAGTGTACCTCAGTACAGCAGTGGGCATAGCAGATGACGGTAATATAAGAAACAAGATTTAACtcacatttttatgttttacatctcctgtctctctctctttcagtttcatgaaaatttttagctttttttggTAATAGATAGATTCTCAACTCTGATCATTGAACTTCAGGCTTAATCATGACTGCAAAACCCTTCCCCACAACATTTGCCAAACTAGCAATGGGCAGCAGAGTTAATTATGCTCcctcaaggaaaaagaaattgaccaagaaaacataaacatgcaaattaaatcatctataatttttttggaggggggaAAGAAACTATTCAGaagctctttcttttttctttttttttaattcataaaaaaaaagatccatagCACAATCAAAAACTCAGAAAGTATAAAAGAGGAGAGGAGATTAATCAAAGAAGCAAAGCCCAGGCTAGACACACAAGGCATTTGCAATCCAAAAACTCGATTCACCCGTGAGataaaacaagaacaaaaataaattcaagCTTTTCCTAGTTATTTATAAATCCAGACTTCATGAACTTCAATGAGTTTAACAGATTAAAAATTggttataaaaatttttttcTACGTAAATAGGGTGAGGGGGGCCAGTAGGGTTCAAACCTCAGTGCCCAGGCACAACAAGAGGTGCTGGAACTGCCAGGGTATCCCTCCCtggttataaaaatattattaagtaaAAGATGCAATTGGTCTTGCCAGCAATAAAGCGTTCATTAGAAAAACTAATTACGAAGAAAAGTAAAAGTTCCATATTCTCCAAAAGGTCCACCAGTTAACACTCTGCAGATGCACACCAACACTACAAGATGGTTCTTACCTCACGATGCCTgtaattttcttcatcttcttccttGTCACGAATTCTTCCAAGTTCCATTGCATCCCTCTTATACTCCATCTCTAATTCTTCTAATGTCTGGGGGACAGCAGGGTAATCAAACTGACGTCCAGATTGCATGTCAGATCCTCTTCTCTCATTATCCCATCCATCAGTTCTATAAGCACCCATGCTCTGATTATTACCATCATATGAATTATATGACTTGCCTGTGTAAGGAGGATGTGCTGGAGATTTTGAATTGCTTGAACGACCTCTAGCTCCATTATTACCATAAGCTTCACGAAATGAAGAGTCTGTTAAGCACTTGATTCAAGATGCTAACATAGATGGTAGCTTTAATTCAACATACTATCTTTATATTCACACAGTGAAATCATCCGTGGCAAAAGATCCAGATATGCTTTCAGTAAATAATTTCGTATTGGAGACAATCCGACCAATTCAGACCCACTCACGAAAGTTACTTCAGAATCGTACACAAAATGCTTGAACATAAGAACTTACCTCTTGCTGCAAACAAATGATAAGCAACAAGTAATTAAGGACTCAGAAACAGTGAAAAGGATATCCAACAACACATAGGAAACTATATAGGAACCTTAAAAAGGTTACAAATCATAAACATGAAATTACCAGCTTTCTATGGACGCCATAACGATATCCTATGCTGTCCCTACCTTGTGGAGAACCCCTTGAGAATTTCTGCAGATCATCACGGATACGGTCTTCCACAACCTTCTCCTGCCTGCCAAACCTCTGTTGGAACTGTGATGCATTCTGGGGACCAGAATAAGACCTTTGGGATTCAGAGCGTCGCATTCGTGCATCAACAGGGCTTCGCTCAGGTGACCTAGATCTTGCCATGTGGGAACTAGAAGATCCCCTTTGATCACCTTCATCCTTAATCACTTTGCGCACAGCATCCACACCTTTTGTCAAAATTAACCTATCCTTGCCACTGACAATAATAAATttctcctccatcttgattttgCAGCCCATatccttttcaattttttgaataacTTTTTCTGAAAAAAGTGCCTTTACATGCTTTTCTCTAGCAGGTACCCTTTCAAAGAAATCTTGAGACTTGCGATTTGCTCCAAGAGTAGAAGGACACCCCTATAAATGAGCCAAACAGCATGGCATTTAACcaggaattaaaaataaaattaaaaacctccTCTTCAAACATAGGTGATGTACTCATTCAAGTTCAACATATACAAAAGACTCAACAATATTCAATTAGTTACCTGTTCACTTGACTACAATGTCAATTCTACCAAAAGAAATGTGTTGTATTTATTCATGACAGCTGCATGatatataatactaatataGATTAGAGAAGACAAAATGGCTCTAATGTCAATTTGACAAAGGACAAAAGCTTTAGAGGACTCTGATACCAATTTAACATATGATCTTTACAAATCCAGCACAAAATTAGGCTTATTGATAAGCTCTTGAAGAACTTTTGAATGGGATTTGAGATTTAAGGGTCTAGGTAAGATTGGGGTTTGAATGAATCTTGAGGGAATGCATAAAGAAAAAGTCTTTATCATCTTTAATAAAACTCATtacttgaaagaaaaaaaaaaataatcttgaaGGGAGTTTGATGGTTGTTTGGTGTTAGAATAGTGAATTGAATGAGAAACAAATAAAGATAAACTCTAAGCAACTAACCTAGGTTCCCTAGGCAATCACAATTACAAAAGAGTCACACCTTCAAAGCTTAAAATAAGCTGCTGGAAATTTAACTAAATTCAATCCctctctgaattttttttactacttagAAGTCTTTAGGctattgccatttttttttttttctagaaaagaCAAGACTCCTAACCTTTTCCTCTTAATAACAAAGAAAGTAATTAAGAACTTCTAAACCAACTAGATAAAGGACTCAAAAACATGAAATAAGATTCATGAGCCTTTGGTACAACCTATTACAACCCATTCCAGAAAATAAGGAAATTACTAGATGACCTTATTCTagtaaaacttaattaaaactgATCCAGCTACTTTCTAACATAATGCAAAATTAATACTTAGactcattaataattaaaatagcCAATGAAAGGTGGCAAGAAGGCCCCACATCGAAACTAGACCACAAACCTTGAATCTTTTGGCATTTAATCTAGTTTTTCCTAGAACTCCTTGCTGGCTGCATCACAATCTAAATGAGCAACAATTTTTTTACCCAACCATTTTAATAATTAACATTGATAACCATTAGCACTGACTACGCAATTCAGCTCATCAAGCAACAATGACTATTTAAACAGAGAATTAGAAATTAAACCCAATACAAACAATAAAAATCACAGTGCCCCTAAATAATGACTTCGTACTGTCACAATTCAGCTCATTGACTCTGATGTGGACAATCTCTACACCCCATCTCCCTCCTCATATCTGTTTGTGATCAAGGGCAAATGTGCACATCCACATTCACGTTAAAGCAATAAAGCTTAAACTTGGAGAAACAGTGGTAAACTGAATGAAAGCAAATCTCAAACTGAACTGGTCCGATAGGCATGAACCAGGAAAGCTCCAAGTAATATCAATTGGAATAAACCGGAATGCTCACTAGAAATAGATGACTTAACTACTACACCGGACACCCATTCACATTCTCAAGTCAGATCCATCTTGGCATGTGATATGTCAACGTATACCTGTCCTGATCTAAGCAGGCCGGAACATCAACTTAAGCAGTGCTACTCATACAGTATAGAAAAAAACACGgtcttcctttttccttttctttccaaTAAAATTTGTTAACCGAATAAGTAAATAACTCTAACCATAAACATGTGACCAtgggaaaaattttaaaaaattgtacacaCATTAAAGCTGATACTTTTGAACAACTGTTTTGCAACATTCAACAAGTACAATAAACTAAGAAAGCATTTCAAGAGAAGCCAGTAGTACCTGAGTAAAGTGACCAGACTCTCCACAAATTTTGCAaatcatttcttcttctttccgtTTCTTCCAAATCCTCTCGGTAGCTTTTGACTTAGCCTCCCATACCTTAGCTTCTCGGCTTGTGAAATCAGTCGGAACAGCATTCGGGTCCCGTTGTTCCTCTTCCTCGTCAGAACCCGCCTGAGACCTTTTGTTCGTCTTCCCCTTATCCTGCACATTGTTGGTAGCTGATCCCAGAGGCCCAGTGTACTCCTTGTAAAGCTCACTGAAGTCATCATCAATATCCAGGTCCGGTCTTGTTGCCATCTTATAACAAAGTTAACTAAATGTATTGCGAAAACTATAActaaacgaaaaaaaaaaaagaaaaaagttagtGCATAAACTATAAAATATATTCAAGCACGCCTTATgaacacaagaaaataaaaataaacctataaaaattagggtttgtttgtttgtttagataGAAAATAGTATTGCATTGGGGACTTTATCAATCATGAGTTATTGTCTATTCCAGTACGTTTATACATAATTACATCGCTAATCACTATCAGTAGTGAAATtagacttattattattattattattattataataattgttCGTAAAGATTTTCGTAGGAAACAAACAGAGTCTAAGAGTGAGTGGCAACGAAATGCAATGTTAATTAGACAAATTAAGGCGAATTAAAATGGGAATTAGGTCAAAAATGGCGGGGTTAAAGTGAAATGAGAGTAGTGTAAACCGCATGAAACTAGGCATCTTATTATTCTTATGGTATGAAAATGAAATACACAAAAAgcgaaagaaatgaagaaagtGGTACCTGAAGCTGAAGTGAGgaagagacagagagaaggTTGATTGAGGAAGCAAGCAAGCTAGGgctgctttttcttttttcaacttCTCCACCTCTGCACTCcggaaccttttttttttttttttttcttgtttttattaacttataatttctttctttctttttatctactactatataaaaatatattatttcttattattagtttttatttctttaaaaaaaataaaaataaaaatttatgtgaCAATTTAATGTTACGCCTCTCGCACTTTATCCATACCGTGACTtagtttttttccccccctcaTTTAGGAGAGACCATTATAAATAGTTTGTATTTTAATAGAAAACCTTAAAGGGGGTCATTGCAATTTTCCCAACCCATTGAccttaaaattactaaaaagcaacaaaatcaaaattacattttaaacccTATGGTTCTAAGGAGTAAGGAGTGtaataaatcaaagaaaattatttattaagtgAAATATCAGCATGCCTCGTGTGTATTGTTGATCAATGAAATAATATCACGTGTATATTTATAATGCCATgtcattaaataattttaaaaaatcttataaaaattaagataGATACCAAaatctatttaaaatttaaaatttttaagtaaaaatttttaatttaaatttttcttccACACTTTCTTGGCAATTTTCTTGCCACCCAATCAAATGCCCAAATCTAATAAACCCATCAAGTTTctttagaaacaaaataaataaataaaattgccAATTTGGCTCACAACAACAATCTCAGCCAACCatataaaaatttctttgaacaaacccataaatttcTTTGACCAATCATAAAACACCCAATTTGGGTTACAATTCACAACACAAATTCACAACAAACCCATCCAACCACATTAACTATCATTACAACCATCAAACCCAAAACTTTAAACAAACCCATCCACCATCTATTTCATGTTCTGCTATATCAGTTTCAATCATCCCCCATTCTATGACCATTAAGACATCTTTCAAAAATCTATCTTCCATGGGCCCTTTAGAGTATTGTTAGGCTCAAATCAAAGAGAGAAGATGAGAGCTTAGGGTTTAGGATTTTAGGAGAATAGGTTAGAGTGAGAGGCTGAGGTTAGGGTTTGGTTCGGATAGAGAGAGATAGAAGGATTTGTTGTGGAAATTTTGAGCTACTGCCAATGATGGCAATGGCAGTGAGAGGTGAAAGGCAAAGTTGCGATTTGGAGTTCTACCAtgggttgagagagagagagagagagagagagagagagagagagagagagagagatcttaaATGGTTGATGAGAACTCGCAACCGAGAGGCAGTGGCGGTGAGCAGAGATGGGTGAGAATCGGGCGTGAATGAATCTTTTGAGAGAGTTTGCaaagttcaagaaaaaaataaggggcTATCCATGTTCCCtattcttcataaaaaaaatgtggacaaaagtttcaattaaattaaattttgtgaatatttattaaaattagattttgatatttattttaattcttagAAGATTTGTTTAAATGTTATTTAATGTTTTGGGGTGATAACTCCATTTGGCATTATTTCATTGGCCAACAATACACGTGGCAGGTTGATGTGCCACTTAACAGACACATCAGGATAGTACTAA
Coding sequences within:
- the LOC142613614 gene encoding uncharacterized protein LOC142613614 encodes the protein MATRPDLDIDDDFSELYKEYTGPLGSATNNVQDKGKTNKRSQAGSDEEEEQRDPNAVPTDFTSREAKVWEAKSKATERIWKKRKEEEMICKICGESGHFTQGCPSTLGANRKSQDFFERVPAREKHVKALFSEKVIQKIEKDMGCKIKMEEKFIIVSGKDRLILTKGVDAVRKVIKDEGDQRGSSSSHMARSRSPERSPVDARMRRSESQRSYSGPQNASQFQQRFGRQEKVVEDRIRDDLQKFSRGSPQAYGNNGARGRSSNSKSPAHPPYTGKSYNSYDGNNQSMGAYRTDGWDNERRGSDMQSGRQFDYPAVPQTLEELEMEYKRDAMELGRIRDKEEDEENYRHREAIREMRENYMKQLASLRGTHAKQWEEFLQLDAQRRQQQPRQPMPTSGFGGYKQHGYSDYDGTSANPHYAGANLAMDSRSRYPNPMENYSSRPNENFSDFQRQRREDYGKVYNRY